The proteins below are encoded in one region of Arthrobacter sp. CJ23:
- a CDS encoding PH domain-containing protein, whose protein sequence is MTQPGTAAGPSANAADGDWQRVHPASPFVRGWVALAAVGYFFGRDTFERLLQGRDLVDPNLNGRAPWLLAGGGILLLLTVGGFILSWYFTRYQVAEGYVRVNTGFLFKQQRQARLDRVQAIDVVQPLLARIFGLAELKFEVADAGESAVRLAYLPLAQAKQLRATILARAAGVVTGPETVDAPEAPEHVVLSVPPGRLIGSLVLSEQTVAVFLGAVASVVLSVLTESGAFYLYLIPAVLGIGAAYWSSFNRGYNFTAAISPDGIRLRYGLLDTQAQTLPPGRIQALKVSQPPLWRILGWYRMQVNVAGYGGAAGNEGAARTTLLPVGPKSDVMRILSLVLPDPGTDDPERVFTAGLQGLDSDGGFVATPRSARLLAPLGWRRNGFLATGTALLIRSGRWWRQLVLVPHQRTQSMALHQGPLGRRFGVADLVLHTTAGPVVPRLIQAGVGQAVELFDLQAARAREARKRQTSEQWLAQVAPPPAPPAPPSPSVIPTAPPPAPHHPAATQEDPQHG, encoded by the coding sequence GTGACCCAGCCAGGCACCGCCGCAGGCCCGTCGGCCAACGCGGCCGACGGCGACTGGCAGCGCGTCCACCCGGCGTCACCGTTCGTGCGGGGCTGGGTGGCGCTGGCCGCCGTCGGCTATTTCTTCGGCCGCGACACCTTTGAACGCCTGCTCCAGGGCCGGGACCTCGTTGACCCCAACCTCAACGGCCGCGCTCCGTGGCTGCTCGCCGGGGGCGGCATCCTGCTGCTCCTGACCGTGGGCGGCTTCATCCTGAGCTGGTACTTCACCCGCTACCAGGTGGCCGAGGGCTACGTCCGCGTGAACACCGGCTTCCTCTTCAAGCAGCAGCGCCAGGCCCGCCTGGACCGGGTGCAGGCCATCGACGTGGTGCAGCCGCTGCTAGCAAGGATCTTCGGGCTTGCCGAGCTGAAGTTTGAAGTGGCCGACGCCGGCGAGTCGGCCGTGCGGCTGGCGTACCTGCCGCTCGCGCAGGCCAAGCAGCTGCGTGCCACCATCCTGGCGCGCGCCGCCGGCGTGGTGACGGGCCCGGAAACCGTGGACGCCCCGGAGGCGCCCGAGCACGTGGTGCTCTCCGTGCCGCCGGGCCGGCTCATCGGATCACTGGTCCTCAGCGAACAGACAGTGGCCGTGTTCCTGGGAGCTGTGGCCTCAGTGGTCCTCTCCGTGCTGACCGAGAGCGGCGCCTTCTACCTGTATCTGATTCCGGCCGTGCTGGGCATCGGCGCCGCCTATTGGAGCTCCTTCAACAGGGGCTACAACTTCACGGCCGCGATTTCCCCGGACGGCATCCGCCTGCGCTACGGGCTCCTGGACACCCAGGCCCAGACCCTGCCGCCGGGCCGGATCCAGGCGCTCAAGGTGTCGCAGCCACCGCTGTGGCGCATCCTCGGCTGGTACCGCATGCAGGTCAACGTTGCCGGCTACGGCGGCGCCGCCGGCAACGAGGGCGCGGCGCGCACCACGCTCCTTCCCGTGGGGCCCAAGTCCGATGTCATGAGGATCCTTTCGCTCGTCCTCCCGGATCCCGGCACCGATGATCCGGAACGGGTCTTCACGGCCGGGCTCCAGGGCCTTGACTCCGACGGCGGTTTCGTCGCCACTCCGCGCAGCGCCCGGCTCCTGGCGCCCCTGGGCTGGCGCCGCAACGGCTTCCTGGCCACCGGCACTGCACTGCTGATCCGCTCGGGCCGCTGGTGGCGGCAGCTCGTGCTGGTCCCGCACCAGCGCACCCAGTCGATGGCCCTGCACCAGGGCCCGCTGGGCCGCCGCTTCGGCGTGGCCGACCTGGTCCTGCACACCACCGCCGGCCCGGTTGTTCCCCGTCTCATCCAGGCGGGCGTGGGGCAGGCCGTGGAGCTGTTCGACCTGCAGGCGGCCCGCGCCCGCGAGGCCAGGAAACGCCAGACCAGCGAGCAGTGGCTGGCCCAGGTGGCCCCGCCACCTGCCCCGCCGGCACCGCCGTCCCCGTCGGTCATCCCGACGGCACCACCACCCGCACCCCATCACCCCGCAGCAACCCAGGAGGATCCGCAGCATGGCTAG
- a CDS encoding PH domain-containing protein: MHTEAIDPPGVQWLRVSPKYVTVRLVEWAIGNLISIAVVSLPLLLVLLGWWSWPPLWLATCVPAAMLVLALWRLVLIPRQVRAIGYAERDDDLLIRRGIFFQRTMVVPYGRMQYVDVAVGPVERSLGLCTLKLHTASAGTNALLPGLPAAEGARLREQLSARGEARLAGL, translated from the coding sequence ATGCATACCGAGGCGATTGACCCTCCCGGCGTCCAGTGGCTGCGGGTGTCGCCCAAATACGTCACGGTCCGGCTGGTCGAGTGGGCCATCGGCAACCTGATCTCCATCGCCGTGGTATCCCTGCCGCTGCTGCTCGTGCTCCTGGGCTGGTGGTCGTGGCCGCCGCTGTGGCTTGCCACCTGCGTCCCGGCTGCCATGCTGGTCCTCGCCCTGTGGCGGCTGGTGCTGATTCCGCGCCAGGTCCGGGCCATCGGCTACGCCGAACGCGACGACGATCTCCTGATCCGCCGGGGCATCTTCTTCCAGCGCACCATGGTGGTCCCGTACGGACGCATGCAGTACGTGGATGTTGCCGTGGGCCCCGTCGAGCGCAGCCTCGGCCTGTGCACCCTCAAACTCCACACGGCCTCGGCCGGAACCAACGCCCTGCTCCCAGGACTGCCTGCCGCCGAGGGCGCCCGCCTGCGCGAGCAGCTTTCGGCCCGCGGTGAAGCCAGGCTGGCCGGGCTGTGA
- the panC gene encoding pantoate--beta-alanine ligase produces the protein MAIKLVTTAAELRAESARLLAEKKGSSQGLVPTMGALHAGHAALARTAVEQNDVVVATIFVNPLQFGDAVDLDRYPRTLDADLGLLDAEGVDLVFAPSVEEVYPFGEPMVRVTAGAMGNTWEGASRPGHFDGALTVVSKLLHYGLPGGAAPDGSTAAYRAYFGQKDAQQLSLVKRMVSDLNFPVEIVAVPTVRDDDGLALSSRNRFLSGDEREAALVLSRALRLIGQRAQAHEPLDLDSAVALVESQPLVQLDYFDVVDPRTLEPLAENCRETPFRGEGLAIIAAKVGPVRLIDNAPLNS, from the coding sequence ATGGCCATCAAACTCGTGACCACTGCGGCTGAACTTCGGGCGGAGAGCGCGCGGCTCCTCGCCGAAAAGAAGGGCAGCTCCCAGGGGCTGGTGCCCACGATGGGCGCCCTGCACGCCGGGCATGCCGCCCTGGCGCGCACCGCCGTCGAGCAGAACGACGTGGTGGTGGCCACCATCTTCGTGAACCCGCTGCAGTTCGGCGACGCCGTGGACCTTGACCGCTACCCGCGCACCCTCGACGCCGACCTGGGCCTCCTCGATGCCGAAGGCGTGGACCTCGTCTTCGCCCCCTCGGTGGAGGAGGTCTACCCCTTCGGCGAGCCGATGGTCCGCGTGACCGCCGGTGCGATGGGCAACACCTGGGAAGGCGCCTCCCGTCCCGGCCACTTCGACGGCGCCCTCACCGTGGTTTCCAAACTGCTGCACTACGGACTGCCCGGCGGGGCGGCCCCGGATGGTTCGACGGCGGCCTACCGCGCCTACTTCGGCCAGAAGGACGCCCAGCAGCTGTCCTTGGTGAAGCGCATGGTCTCGGACCTGAACTTCCCGGTGGAGATCGTCGCCGTCCCCACAGTCCGCGATGACGACGGCCTCGCCCTGTCCAGCCGCAACCGTTTCCTGTCTGGAGACGAGCGCGAGGCCGCGCTGGTCCTGTCCCGCGCGCTCCGCCTGATCGGGCAGCGCGCCCAGGCGCACGAACCGCTCGACCTGGACTCCGCCGTCGCGCTGGTTGAATCACAGCCGCTGGTTCAGCTCGACTATTTCGACGTCGTCGATCCCCGCACCCTGGAACCGCTCGCCGAGAACTGCAGGGAAACCCCGTTCCGCGGAGAGGGCCTGGCGATCATCGCCGCAAAGGTGGGGCCGGTCAGGCTGATCGACAACGCACCGCTGAATTCCTAA
- the folP gene encoding dihydropteroate synthase translates to MDSLAAAPGTGPATSPLPILRKPLPAARFQDLPTDRTLVMGILNVTPDSFSDGGSHKTPDSAIALGLRMFYAGADIIDVGGESTRSGAEPVDPAEEQRRVIPVIQALVKAGALVSIDTMHTSTAAAAVEAGAAIINDVSGLTIEPGMPELVARTKVPYVLTHRRGDAKTMDSLTDYGNVADDVVAELREVRDKLYAAGVAPEQIIVDPGLGFSKNEAQNWELLKNLPKLNALGHKVLVAASRKRFLGTLLTVSGKSAAPLERDYATAAITALSAAGGAWAVRVHDVGPSLDAVKVAARIKQ, encoded by the coding sequence ATGGATTCCCTCGCTGCAGCACCCGGAACCGGCCCGGCCACCAGCCCCCTGCCGATCCTCCGCAAGCCGCTCCCGGCGGCCAGGTTCCAGGACCTGCCCACGGACCGCACGCTCGTCATGGGAATCCTCAACGTCACCCCGGATTCCTTCAGCGACGGCGGCAGCCACAAGACCCCGGACTCGGCCATCGCGCTGGGCCTGCGGATGTTCTACGCCGGTGCGGACATCATCGACGTCGGCGGCGAATCCACGCGCTCCGGTGCCGAGCCGGTTGACCCGGCCGAAGAGCAGCGCCGCGTGATCCCCGTGATCCAGGCCCTGGTCAAGGCCGGCGCGCTGGTCAGCATCGACACCATGCACACCTCCACGGCAGCGGCCGCCGTGGAAGCCGGCGCGGCGATCATCAACGACGTCTCCGGTCTGACCATCGAGCCGGGCATGCCCGAACTCGTGGCCCGCACCAAGGTGCCGTACGTCCTCACGCACCGCCGCGGCGATGCCAAGACCATGGACAGCCTCACCGACTACGGAAACGTGGCGGACGACGTCGTGGCAGAGCTGCGCGAGGTCCGCGACAAGCTCTACGCCGCCGGTGTGGCACCCGAGCAGATCATCGTGGATCCGGGCCTGGGGTTCTCCAAGAACGAGGCCCAGAACTGGGAACTCCTCAAGAACCTCCCCAAGCTCAATGCCCTGGGACACAAGGTCCTGGTGGCGGCATCACGCAAGCGCTTCCTCGGCACTCTCCTGACGGTGTCCGGCAAGTCCGCGGCGCCGCTGGAACGCGATTACGCCACCGCCGCCATCACGGCGCTCAGCGCCGCCGGGGGAGCCTGGGCCGTCCGCGTGCACGACGTCGGCCCCAGCCTTGACGCTGTCAAGGTCGCCGCGCGCATCAAGCAGTGA
- a CDS encoding Rossmann-like and DUF2520 domain-containing protein translates to MARPGRLGIGIIGAGKVGAVLGAALRAAEHAVVGVSAVSEASRERAESLLPGVPVLEIQDIVERSQLVLLAVPDDVLGELVEGLAKLGAWQPGQLVAHTSGRFGVGILQPVRAAGAIPLAMHPAMTFTGMSLDLTRLLDCTFGVTADAAMLPIAQALVVEMGAEPVSIAEADRTLYHAALAHSSNHMVTLVAQASQLLRDVGVDAPERMLGPLLRATLENALASGESALTGPVARGDVGTVSAHAQALAEYDGGAGGDVLEAYRAMARATARRAGNRGLLKAGQLDEINNALGTDPSAPEGH, encoded by the coding sequence ATGGCTAGGCCAGGACGACTCGGTATCGGCATCATCGGCGCCGGTAAGGTGGGCGCCGTCCTCGGTGCCGCCCTGCGCGCGGCCGAGCACGCCGTCGTCGGGGTTTCCGCGGTCTCGGAAGCGAGCCGCGAACGTGCCGAATCCCTGCTTCCGGGCGTCCCCGTCCTGGAGATCCAGGACATCGTGGAGCGTTCCCAGCTCGTGCTGCTCGCCGTCCCGGACGACGTCCTGGGCGAACTGGTGGAAGGCCTCGCCAAGCTGGGCGCCTGGCAGCCCGGCCAGCTGGTGGCCCACACCTCCGGCCGCTTCGGCGTCGGGATCCTGCAGCCGGTCCGCGCCGCCGGGGCGATCCCGCTGGCCATGCACCCGGCCATGACATTCACGGGCATGAGCCTGGACCTCACCCGGCTGTTGGACTGCACCTTCGGCGTCACGGCGGATGCCGCCATGCTGCCGATCGCCCAGGCGCTGGTGGTGGAGATGGGCGCGGAGCCCGTGTCGATCGCGGAGGCGGACCGCACCCTCTACCACGCGGCCCTCGCGCACAGTTCCAACCACATGGTCACGCTGGTCGCCCAGGCATCGCAACTGCTGCGCGACGTCGGCGTCGACGCACCGGAACGCATGCTGGGGCCGCTCCTGCGCGCCACGCTCGAAAACGCCCTCGCCTCGGGCGAGTCTGCCCTGACCGGCCCGGTGGCCCGCGGCGATGTGGGCACCGTTTCCGCGCATGCCCAGGCCCTGGCGGAGTACGACGGCGGTGCCGGCGGCGACGTCCTCGAGGCGTACCGCGCGATGGCCCGCGCCACCGCCCGGCGCGCCGGTAACCGCGGGCTGCTCAAGGCGGGGCAGCTGGATGAGATCAACAACGCCCTGGGCACGGATCCCTCGGCGCCGGAAGGACACTGA
- a CDS encoding MDR family MFS transporter: MSTDVTSDAHNDPVPTQAAPTTGDKMSRESVTVIVTLLVATFVVILNETIMNVALQRLMTDLHVDAPTVQWLATGFMLTMAVVIPTTGFILQRLTTRAAFLLAMGLFSGGTLLAALAPGFPVLLLARIVQAGGTAIMLPLLMTTILTLVPLARRGAVMGNVTIAISVAPALGPTVSGIILDHFSWRFMFVFVLPVALAAMAIGARFLTNVGERGKTTLDFASVVLTVPAFGGLVYGLSQIGGAGAGVGPVIALVVGIICLVVFVLRQLRLQKSDAPLLDLRAFNFRMFTVSTLLMVVAMMALFGGVILLPLYLQNVLHLQPMETGLALLPGGLAMGLLGPVIGRLFDKVGPLPLTVSGSVLMVLTLWQFSALNEASQLWWVITLHVLLSLGLALLFTPAFTTGLNPLPPHLYSHGSAIMSTAQQVSGAAGTALLVSIFAAVSAASGLVAGMHAAFLTATVIAIAAVVLSAMMRKTPGAAGH; encoded by the coding sequence ATGTCTACCGACGTCACGTCCGACGCCCATAACGACCCAGTCCCCACCCAGGCGGCTCCCACAACCGGCGACAAGATGTCGCGCGAGTCCGTAACCGTCATCGTCACGCTGCTGGTGGCCACCTTCGTGGTGATCCTCAACGAGACCATCATGAACGTTGCCCTGCAGCGCCTCATGACGGACCTCCACGTGGACGCCCCCACGGTCCAGTGGCTCGCCACCGGCTTCATGCTGACCATGGCCGTAGTCATTCCCACCACCGGATTCATCCTCCAGCGCCTCACCACACGGGCGGCCTTCCTCCTGGCCATGGGCCTGTTCAGCGGAGGCACCCTGCTCGCGGCGCTCGCTCCGGGCTTCCCCGTCCTGCTGCTGGCGCGCATCGTGCAGGCCGGCGGCACGGCCATCATGCTGCCGCTGCTCATGACCACCATCCTCACCCTGGTGCCGTTGGCCCGCCGCGGTGCCGTGATGGGCAACGTGACCATCGCGATCTCCGTGGCCCCGGCACTCGGGCCCACGGTGTCGGGCATCATCCTGGACCACTTCTCCTGGCGGTTCATGTTCGTGTTCGTGCTGCCCGTGGCGCTGGCCGCCATGGCCATCGGCGCGCGCTTCCTGACCAATGTGGGCGAACGGGGCAAGACCACCCTGGACTTCGCCTCCGTGGTCCTCACGGTTCCCGCCTTCGGCGGCCTGGTCTACGGGCTGAGCCAGATCGGCGGCGCGGGTGCGGGTGTGGGTCCGGTGATTGCGCTGGTTGTCGGCATCATCTGCCTCGTGGTTTTCGTGCTGCGCCAGCTCAGGCTCCAGAAGTCCGACGCCCCGCTGCTGGATCTCCGTGCCTTCAATTTCCGCATGTTCACTGTGTCCACGCTGCTCATGGTTGTGGCCATGATGGCGCTGTTCGGCGGCGTGATCCTGCTGCCGCTGTACCTGCAGAACGTCCTGCACCTGCAGCCCATGGAAACCGGGCTGGCGCTCCTGCCGGGCGGCCTCGCAATGGGCCTGCTCGGCCCCGTGATCGGCCGGCTCTTCGACAAGGTGGGCCCGTTGCCGCTGACGGTCTCCGGTTCCGTGCTCATGGTGCTGACCCTGTGGCAGTTCTCCGCCCTCAATGAGGCAAGCCAGCTCTGGTGGGTCATCACCCTGCATGTGCTGCTGAGCCTGGGCCTGGCGCTGCTGTTCACGCCGGCGTTCACCACAGGCCTGAACCCGCTGCCGCCGCACCTCTATTCGCACGGCTCGGCAATCATGAGCACGGCGCAGCAAGTTTCCGGTGCTGCGGGCACGGCCCTGCTGGTCTCGATCTTCGCTGCGGTCTCCGCGGCCTCGGGACTCGTAGCCGGGATGCACGCCGCCTTCCTGACCGCGACCGTCATTGCCATCGCGGCCGTTGTCCTCTCCGCCATGATGCGCAAGACTCCTGGTGCTGCCGGACACTGA
- a CDS encoding DUF3180 domain-containing protein gives MKAIRPLLLVIIAVVVAAVGWLAALAAGRYSLATPVLPPSALVTMGVIAALTLVMGIRVLRWRNGKKKTMLNPILAARTLVLAQACAYAGTVLLGWHAGIAVDLLRIWSLRSDQGILWLTLLMGGGGLVMVAVGLVVERFCRIPPEDLEGGTGVPDPRRGEPKGEGEYAYRGD, from the coding sequence ATGAAAGCCATCCGTCCGCTCCTTCTGGTGATCATCGCCGTCGTTGTTGCCGCGGTGGGCTGGCTGGCCGCCCTGGCGGCTGGCCGCTACAGCCTCGCCACCCCCGTGCTGCCACCCTCGGCGCTGGTGACCATGGGCGTGATTGCCGCGCTCACCCTGGTCATGGGCATCCGCGTGCTGCGCTGGCGCAACGGCAAGAAGAAGACCATGCTGAACCCCATCCTGGCGGCCCGGACGCTGGTCCTGGCCCAGGCCTGCGCCTACGCGGGCACGGTCCTGCTGGGCTGGCATGCCGGGATCGCGGTTGACCTGCTCCGGATCTGGAGCCTGCGCAGTGACCAGGGAATCCTGTGGCTCACGCTCCTGATGGGCGGCGGCGGCCTGGTCATGGTTGCCGTGGGCCTCGTTGTTGAACGGTTCTGCCGGATCCCCCCGGAGGACCTGGAAGGCGGGACCGGCGTTCCGGATCCCCGCCGCGGTGAACCCAAGGGTGAAGGCGAATATGCATACCGAGGCGATTGA
- the folB gene encoding dihydroneopterin aldolase, whose protein sequence is MDRITLTGVTAVGYHGVFDFERRDGQPFVVDVVLHTDFTKAAETDDLQYTAHYGEVAELITSLIEGEPLNLIEALAVRIADAILAGFNVGAVDVTVHKPKAPIEVPFGDVTVSVHRARPHGSRPLQDRP, encoded by the coding sequence GTGGACAGGATTACTCTGACCGGAGTCACCGCCGTCGGCTACCACGGGGTGTTTGATTTCGAACGCCGCGACGGGCAGCCGTTCGTGGTGGACGTGGTGCTGCACACCGACTTCACCAAGGCTGCGGAGACCGATGACCTCCAGTACACGGCGCATTACGGCGAGGTGGCCGAGCTGATCACCTCCCTCATCGAGGGCGAGCCGCTGAACCTGATCGAGGCCCTGGCCGTCCGCATCGCAGACGCCATCCTGGCCGGCTTCAACGTGGGCGCCGTCGATGTCACCGTCCACAAGCCCAAGGCGCCCATCGAGGTGCCCTTCGGCGATGTCACGGTCAGCGTGCACAGGGCCCGGCCGCACGGGTCCCGTCCACTCCAGGACCGGCCATGA
- the folK gene encoding 2-amino-4-hydroxy-6-hydroxymethyldihydropteridine diphosphokinase, translated as MSTAFTKAVLALGSNLGERNDTLSTAVADLVDRPEVRLLGVSPVVQTKPVGGPAGQADFLNMVIAVETTLAPLELLQHCHDVEQKHHRVREIRWGPRTLDVDIIVFGDFVSDDEKLTLPHPRAAERAFVLYPWSLLDPSAQLNGQSVGELAAQAADMPDIRPFDGYGDVAGVPATGAVE; from the coding sequence ATGAGCACCGCATTCACCAAAGCGGTCCTCGCGCTCGGCAGCAACCTGGGGGAACGCAACGACACCCTGTCCACCGCCGTCGCGGACCTCGTGGACCGGCCGGAAGTCCGGCTCCTGGGCGTCTCGCCAGTAGTCCAGACCAAGCCCGTGGGAGGTCCTGCCGGGCAGGCGGACTTCCTGAACATGGTCATCGCCGTGGAGACCACCCTCGCGCCGCTTGAGCTGCTGCAGCACTGTCACGACGTCGAACAGAAGCACCACCGCGTGCGCGAAATCCGCTGGGGGCCGCGGACCCTGGACGTGGACATCATCGTCTTCGGGGACTTTGTGAGCGACGACGAAAAACTGACCCTGCCCCACCCCCGCGCCGCCGAACGGGCCTTCGTTCTCTACCCCTGGTCGCTGCTGGATCCTTCCGCGCAGCTCAACGGGCAGAGCGTCGGCGAGCTCGCCGCGCAGGCTGCCGACATGCCGGACATCCGCCCGTTCGACGGCTACGGCGACGTCGCCGGAGTGCCCGCCACCGGCGCGGTGGAGTAG